In the Mycosarcoma maydis chromosome 6, whole genome shotgun sequence genome, one interval contains:
- a CDS encoding dolichyl-P-Glc:Man(9)GlcNAc(2)-PP-dolichol alpha-1,3-glucosyltransferase (related to ALG6 - glucosyltransferase), whose product MSDAFTSWQERPERLLFPHDRKNNGNAAEDSFGAHSTAQWIQEQKRTASSPSRTDELDQYGIPIHPSQYSALRAAPAATTKADAVLDRSTSLAPSSAFRSSSSSRHFRGSTATQNAESVDARTSPSSTLHAMSVDPSPSASRIAAQPDDADEDESIGLLLGQSKRRRGRKDSYSSFGSSVLPVPLFASTARYNVHAGSNSGLAQSRQGLPTKQGRSTYPPSNHSGAAPPSRHLVTSSADAYANQHTQTDNLNLRQRNQNNALSSSRPSGFDLDNWLRASQAPSALRTSPSLGALATFDLSDRINRAGALSEAGTRRRRHHGGSASGLSAGVLSAGPESPCSRRKASVTSSRRDLSGYSSLSSDHPVLMASLELNKEAESRTIDTIEEWRAKSGSPSALNASGTQSTLAPDRDTSGVQPSDIAPRRRRKSSVKSSSRPVSTDGPPPALPPIPSNFATESVTSRTGRRRRKDTETAVAGLLSPVRAVSSHRWPTAAPATMSNLTPAVRDLYVLSGLHSQAETPVRRLIRWLAKEQLNTTILPLVLMTSFLIRWVVARGDWSGRGAEPMHGDFEAQRHWIELTLHLPTTKWYFYDLQYWGLDYPPLTAWVSLAYGYASRLFPPVTAGFDFESSRGNEDEATATFMRATVIVGDLLFYLPAIALFLGRKLEGRGRRTQAIALFSIMLQPALILIDHGHFQYNSIMLGFATACFALLHTSLPHPGAATSSRPAARVRSQAVADLSRRLSYEYIAAAVFFCLSLSFKQMALYYAPAVFAIMLGRCIGLAHVDPERGLTLFIGLGLAVIITFGVVFAPWLTSLEQIGQIVHRIFPLARGLFEDKVANVWCLFSVLPLPARFKLKNVMAASALARLSLVVTLIAILPGCCLLFWAAGQTAKMETMVAQESVQTTQMEKAPPGMMSSATGSVKEISGAASHRSGTARSRRSTSVVGSAAGAPARSEIESLLAGSVSKSHSGRISHIGPIQESFALSHDSDYPRAMSGADARPVASTLPSPAAQMLVYGLVNVSSAFFLFGFQTHEKSILLPLLPMTLLLGAKGDTWGGQITAARDWEWSVWFNNMATFSLFPLLKKDGQSLQYVVLTLGWNWLIGNLEVPFKPLASVKIATSKTTSFFRRLSILTYTAALGLLVIELILPRCMPSLQARVWSRYPDIYPVLNVLLTAPCFVVIYVWALVRQVQVAFANGWEISLFTTGKKSSQKRVKTS is encoded by the coding sequence ATGTCGGACGCTTTCACGTCTTGGCAAGAAAGGCCTGAGAGACTCCTGTTCCCTCACGACAGGAAGAACAATGGCAATGCCGCCGAGGACTCGTTTGGCGCCCACTCGACCGCACAGTGGATTCAGGAGCAGAAACGAACAGCCAGCAGCCCATCCCGCActgacgagcttgatcagTACGGAATTCCCATCCACCCCTCGCAATATAGCGCTTTGCGTGCTGCTCCCGCAGCCACCACGAAAGCTGACGCAGTTCTTGACCGTTCGACTAGCTTGGCTCCGTCTTCAGCGTTTaggtcgtcatcgtcttcgcgTCATTTTCGCGGCTCTACGGCTACACAGAATGCCGAGTCGGTGGATGCTCGTACCTCACCGTCGTCCACCTTGCACGCGATGTCGGTCGATCCGTCTCCCTCGGCTTCTCGCATTGCAGCACAGCctgacgatgcagacgaggacgaaTCCATAGgcctgcttcttggccagTCCAAACGAAGAAGAGGTCGCAAGGACTCGTACTCGTCCTTCGGTAGCAGTGTGCTTCCTGTCCCACTCTTCGCTTCCACGGCGCGCTACAATGTGCATGCAGGCAGCAACAGTGGGCTCGCACAGTCCAGACAGGGCCTCCCCACCAAACAAGGTCGATCCACATACCCTCCTAGCAACCACTCTGGTGCTGCTCCCCCGTCAAGACATCTCGTTACCTCCTCTGCCGATGCTTATGCAAATCAACATACTCAGACAGATAACCTGAATTTGCGCCAACGAAACCAAAACAACGCGCTTTCTTCGTCGCGACCTTCTGGATTTGATCTGGACAACTGGCTCAGGGCATCGCAGGCGCCATCGGCTCTCAGGACCTCTCCCAGTCTCGGAGCTCTCGCCACATTTGACCTCTCAGATCGCATCAATCGAGCGGGTGCGTTGAGCGAGGCTGGCACTCGTCGTAGACGTCATCACGGTGGCTCAGCATCCGGTCTTAGTGCGGGCGTATTGAGCGCAGGTCCGGAGTCACCTTGTAGCCGTAGAAAGGCAAGCGTAACCTCCAGTCGCCGTGACCTGAGCGGCTACTCATCCTTGTCATCCGATCATCCGGTCCTGATGGCATCTCTTGAGCTCAACAAAGAGGCAGAGTCTCGGACCATTGACACCATTGAGGAGTGGCGCGCCAAGTCCGGTTCCCCATCGGCGTTAAATGCTTCTGGCACTCAATCCACTCTGGCGCCAGACCGCGACACTAGCGGCGTCCAGCCATCTGATATTGCTCCAAGACGCCGACGCAAAAGCTccgtcaagtcgagctccCGCCCCGTGTCCACGGACGGCCCTCCGCCTGCGCTGCCACCCATCCCATCAAATTTTGCCACAGAATCTGTCACGTCCAGAACCGGTCGCAGACGAAGGAAGGATACTGAAACTGCTGTTGCCGGCCTTCTTTCGCCAGTTAGGGCGGTCTCCTCGCATCGGtggccaacagcagcaccagcaacaaTGTCAAACTTAACGCCCGCTGTGCGCGATCTTTACGTGCTGTCAGGTCTGCACTCACAAGCAGAGACGCCCGTGCGTCGATTGATCCGCTGGCTAGCCAAAGAGCAActcaacaccaccatcctACCGCTTGTGTTGATGACGTCGTTCCTGATCCGCTGGGTGGTAGCCAGAGGCGATTGGAGCGGTCGAGGCGCAGAGCCTATGCACGGAGACTTCGAAGCACAACGTCACTGGATCGAGCTTACCCTGCATCTTCCAACAACAAAATGGTATTTTTACGATCTACAGTACTGGGGCCTTGACTATCCGCCCCTGACAGCGTGGGTCAGCTTGGCCTATGGCTACGCTTCCCGACTCTTTCCCCCTGTAACCGCCGGGTTTGACTTTGAGAGCTCCAGAGGCAACGAAGATGAGGCGACCGCCACCTTCATGCGCGCGACGGTTATCGTCGGCGACCTGCTCTTCTATCTACCCGCCATCGCACTGTTCCTCGGTCGCAAACTCGAGGGACGAGGCAGACGGACACAAGCCATCGCCCTCTTTTCCATCATGCTTCAGCCTGcgctcatcctcatcgaccACGGCCACTTCCAGTACAACAGCATCATGCTCGGCTTTGCCACAGCTTGTTTTGCGCTCCTACATACATCTTTGCCACACCCAGGTGCCGCTACTTCTTCCCGTCCTGCAGCACGTGTACGCAGCCAGGCAGTGGCCGATCTTTCGCGCCGCCTCAGTTATGAATACATTGCCGCGGCGGTGTTTTTCTGCCTCAGTTTATCGTTCAAACAGATGGCGCTCTATTATGCGCCTGCTGTATTCGCCATCATGCTGGGTCGATGCATCGGTCTCGCGCACGTCGATCCTGAACGCGGCCTTACACTATTCAttggccttggccttgCGGTGATCATCACTTTTGGTGTGGTATTTGCACCGTGGCTGACCAGTCTGGAACAGATTGGTCAGATTGTGCATCGAATCTTTCCGCTGGCGCGCGGACTATTTGAGGACAAGGTCGCAAACGTGTGGTGCCTCTTTTCGGTCTTACCCTTGCCGGCGCGGTTCAAGCTGAAAAACGTGATGGCGGCATCAGCTTTGGCGAGGTTGAGTCTCGTGGTGACGTTGATCGCAATTCTACCAGGGTGCTGTTTGCTGTTCTGGGCTGCGGGTCAAACAGCCAAGATGGAGACAATGGTTGCGCAAGAATCGGTCCAAACAACACAGATGGAAAAAGCGCCACCAGGGATGATGTCGAGCGCTACAGGGAGTGTCAAGGAGATCAGTGGAGCTGCATCGCATCGATCAGGTACTGCTCGGAGTCGCAGATCGACTTCAGTGGTAGGATCAGCTGCTGGCGCACCAGCACGCTCCGAGATCGAATCGCTTCTCGCCGGATCCGTCTCGAAGTCGCACAGTGGTCGAATTAGCCATATCGGTCCAATTCAAGAATCATTCGCCCTCTCGCACGATTCGGACTACCCGCGCGCCATGAGTGGGGCTGATGCTCGTCCAGTAGCATCCACCTTACCTTCTCCCGCGGCTCAAATGCTGGTCTACGGCTTGGTCAATGTCTCGTCTGCCTTCTTCCTGTTCGGCTTTCAAACGCACGAAAAGTCCatccttcttcctcttctgccCATGACACTCTTGTTGGGCGCTAAAGGCGATACCTGGGGAGGACAAATTACCGCAGCGCGTGATTGGGAGTGGAGCGTGTGGTTCAACAATATGGCCACGTTTTCGCTGTTTCCGTTGCTCAAAAAGGATGGTCAGAGTTTGCAGTACGTTGTGCTGACGCTGGGATGGAATTGGCTCATCGGGAATCTCGAGGTGCCGTTCAAACCGTTGGCTAGCGTCAAGATTGCAACGAGCAAAACTACGTCATTCTTCCGACGGCTCAGTATTTTGACGTATACGGCGGCGCTGGGGTTGCTCGTGATAGAACTGATATTGCCAAGATgcatgccgagct